In Gimesia benthica, a single window of DNA contains:
- a CDS encoding glycosyltransferase, translating to MSDSHAPYPIAFCITGLQPGGAERALVQIVTRLNRERWAPVVYSLTGSGPLVEPLQQAGIPTEILQVRSARDVRIIWHLAQKFKAQKPVLLQTFLFHANLAGRLAARLAHVPHVVSGIRVSEKRRNGHLLLDRLTNRLVELNICVSQSVADFSIQTGHLSPTKITVVPNGVEFQRFAEAVPADLTCWNIPTDAKVVLSVGRLDPQKAPHDLLSAFLKFARQAPEFHLLFVGDGPLRAELEQRVSESGYSSQVHFAGWQPQIPELMRAADCLVLSSLWEGMPNVVLESMAAGLPVISTRVDGIFELIQPGEQGTLVEIGSIDQLHQALVDFRSSPAQFARMAENAQTLVEQEFTWESIARKYDQIYSQILSLTD from the coding sequence TTGTCTGACAGCCACGCACCTTATCCGATCGCATTTTGCATTACCGGTCTGCAGCCCGGAGGGGCGGAACGTGCGCTGGTACAGATCGTCACGCGGCTCAATCGAGAACGCTGGGCTCCTGTTGTTTACTCGCTGACCGGTTCCGGTCCACTGGTCGAGCCGCTGCAGCAGGCGGGGATCCCAACAGAAATTTTACAGGTGCGTTCAGCACGAGACGTCCGCATTATCTGGCACCTGGCGCAAAAGTTCAAAGCACAAAAACCGGTTTTGTTGCAAACATTTCTATTTCACGCCAATCTCGCGGGGCGGCTGGCTGCCCGCCTGGCACATGTACCACATGTGGTTTCCGGAATTCGCGTCTCTGAAAAGCGACGGAACGGGCATCTGTTACTGGATCGGCTCACAAATCGACTGGTGGAGCTGAATATCTGTGTCAGTCAGTCCGTGGCTGACTTCTCGATTCAAACTGGTCATTTATCGCCCACTAAAATCACTGTTGTTCCCAACGGAGTGGAATTTCAACGGTTTGCGGAGGCAGTGCCTGCAGATCTCACATGCTGGAACATACCGACAGATGCCAAAGTGGTTCTCTCAGTTGGTCGGCTCGATCCTCAGAAAGCACCCCATGATCTGCTTTCGGCATTTCTGAAATTTGCCCGCCAGGCACCTGAGTTTCATCTGCTGTTTGTCGGAGATGGTCCCCTGAGGGCTGAACTGGAACAGAGAGTCTCTGAATCTGGATATTCCAGTCAGGTTCATTTCGCTGGATGGCAGCCCCAGATTCCGGAGCTGATGCGGGCGGCAGACTGCCTGGTGCTCTCTTCTCTGTGGGAAGGGATGCCCAACGTGGTACTCGAGTCGATGGCTGCTGGATTGCCCGTCATATCGACCAGGGTTGATGGGATTTTTGAGCTGATTCAACCGGGAGAGCAGGGGACACTGGTGGAAATCGGATCCATTGATCAGCTTCACCAGGCACTGGTCGATTTCAGGTCCTCTCCTGCCCAGTTTGCCAGGATGGCTGAGAATGCGCAAACTCTTGTAGAACAGGAGTTTACCTGGGAGTCAATTGCCCGGAAATATGACCAGATTTATTCCCAGATCCTGTCTCTGACGGACTGA
- the queA gene encoding tRNA preQ1(34) S-adenosylmethionine ribosyltransferase-isomerase QueA: protein MPRLDAFDYHLPPELIATEPTRQRDQSRLLVVNRQDRSIQHSMISELPQFLNPQDCLVLNDTRVLSARLFGVRQATGGKWEGLYLGSNAEGEWKLMSKTRGKLVPGETIELTPAHSRSEEKQLSLIMQSKDDEGYWTALVQSDEDHHALLSHFGTMPLPPYMKRDLATEEDWERYQTVYANQPGAVAAPTAGLHFTPDLLANCTGKGVGVAKVTLHVGIGTFKPIACETLEEHKMHSEWCELPGESAALLNRTREQGGRIVAVGTTSVRTLESVAQQGPLQAWQGETDIFIYPPYQFQAVDCLLTNFHLPKSTLLVLVSAFADTELIREAYEKAVEAKYRFYSYGDAMLII from the coding sequence ATGCCCCGTTTAGATGCCTTCGATTATCACCTGCCCCCGGAACTGATTGCCACTGAGCCCACCCGCCAGCGGGACCAATCCCGTCTCCTGGTTGTCAACCGCCAGGATCGTTCCATACAGCACAGCATGATCTCCGAGCTGCCTCAGTTTCTGAATCCACAGGACTGCCTGGTGCTGAACGACACTCGCGTGCTCTCAGCCCGGTTGTTTGGAGTTCGCCAGGCCACGGGAGGAAAGTGGGAAGGACTCTACCTCGGATCCAATGCCGAAGGCGAGTGGAAACTGATGAGCAAAACCCGCGGCAAACTGGTTCCAGGTGAGACAATCGAACTGACTCCCGCACATTCTCGCAGCGAAGAGAAACAGCTCTCGCTGATCATGCAGTCCAAAGATGACGAAGGGTACTGGACAGCCCTGGTACAGTCTGATGAAGATCACCACGCCCTGCTCTCACATTTCGGTACCATGCCCCTGCCCCCTTACATGAAACGTGATCTGGCGACCGAAGAAGACTGGGAACGCTACCAGACCGTTTATGCCAACCAGCCTGGTGCCGTCGCTGCCCCCACCGCGGGACTCCATTTCACTCCCGACCTGCTGGCCAACTGCACCGGGAAAGGAGTCGGGGTTGCCAAAGTCACGTTGCACGTGGGCATCGGCACTTTCAAACCCATTGCCTGTGAAACTCTCGAAGAACACAAAATGCATTCTGAGTGGTGTGAACTTCCAGGTGAGTCAGCTGCGTTACTGAATCGGACGCGGGAACAGGGAGGCCGCATCGTTGCTGTGGGAACGACCAGTGTCCGCACACTGGAATCGGTGGCTCAACAGGGGCCACTCCAGGCCTGGCAGGGTGAGACCGATATTTTCATCTATCCCCCCTATCAGTTTCAGGCGGTCGACTGCCTGCTGACCAACTTCCATCTGCCGAAATCAACACTGCTCGTACTGGTCAGTGCATTTGCCGATACCGAGTTAATCCGGGAAGCCTACGAAAAAGCTGTAGAAGCGAAATACCGCTTCTACAGCTATGGTGATGCCATGTTGATTATTTAG